In a genomic window of Amycolatopsis japonica:
- a CDS encoding C40 family peptidase, which translates to MTAAVLLPLGLSTIPASAQPAPPPAEAQDPMARYQRLGADAAKAEEDFSAAQDDLAARKATSAKADADLAAANSALADAEGSITKFRGEVDKLVAANFQGASSVNQLAALLDSNSRTEFLQKSAAISLLSGQKADALAGLRTVLDKAAKGRTQAAEAQKRASEATAAAQWAVDQVTNRKNDLDKQIKQVRQALGALPAQDKAKLGKVQDSGSYLGPPGAANDALQAALSKRGSQYEWGATGPAEFDCSGLTSWAYRQAGVNIPRTSRQQYTAGKPVSLDQLQPGDLLFYDDGTGNPGAIHHVGMFVGSGKMVDAPTEGQLVDVRSMKGDGHLIGARRIVG; encoded by the coding sequence TTGACTGCCGCCGTTCTTCTCCCGCTCGGATTGAGCACGATCCCCGCGAGTGCGCAGCCCGCGCCGCCGCCCGCCGAGGCGCAGGACCCGATGGCTCGCTATCAGCGGCTCGGCGCCGACGCCGCCAAGGCCGAAGAAGACTTCTCCGCCGCGCAAGATGACCTCGCCGCACGGAAAGCCACGAGCGCCAAGGCCGACGCCGACCTCGCGGCCGCCAACTCGGCCTTGGCGGACGCGGAGGGCTCCATCACGAAGTTCCGGGGCGAGGTCGACAAACTCGTCGCCGCGAACTTCCAGGGAGCGTCTTCGGTCAATCAGCTCGCGGCCTTGCTCGACAGCAACAGCCGGACGGAGTTCCTGCAGAAGTCCGCGGCCATCTCCCTCCTGTCCGGCCAGAAAGCGGACGCGCTCGCCGGGCTGCGGACCGTCCTCGACAAGGCCGCCAAAGGCCGGACACAGGCGGCAGAAGCCCAGAAGCGGGCGAGCGAGGCGACAGCGGCCGCACAGTGGGCCGTGGATCAGGTCACCAACCGGAAGAACGACCTCGACAAGCAGATCAAGCAGGTACGCCAAGCTCTAGGAGCGCTTCCTGCGCAGGACAAGGCCAAACTGGGCAAGGTCCAGGACAGCGGCTCTTATCTCGGCCCTCCCGGAGCGGCGAACGACGCGCTGCAAGCCGCACTGTCCAAAAGGGGCTCACAGTACGAGTGGGGCGCCACCGGCCCCGCCGAGTTCGACTGCTCCGGCTTGACCTCCTGGGCCTACCGCCAGGCCGGCGTCAACATCCCCCGCACCAGCCGACAGCAGTACACGGCCGGAAAACCGGTCTCCCTCGACCAATTGCAGCCCGGCGACCTGCTGTTCTATGACGACGGGACCGGAAATCCCGGTGCCATCCACCACGTCGGCATGTTCGTCGGCAGCGGGAAGATGGTCGACGCTCCGACCGAAGGACAGCTCGTCGACGTGCGCTCGATGAAGGGTGACGGGCACCTGATCGGCGCGAGGCGCATCGTCGGCTGA
- a CDS encoding BlaI/MecI/CopY family transcriptional regulator produces MRRLGELEATVMDVLWRGSEPMLVREVLQEIAKERDLAYTTVMTVLDNLYRKEWVVREMEGRAYRYRAITSREESTAQALRDVLDSASDPESVLLHFAQSVSEEESDILSRALRRKQRKR; encoded by the coding sequence ATGCGTCGGTTGGGCGAGCTCGAAGCCACGGTGATGGACGTGCTGTGGCGCGGTTCGGAACCCATGCTGGTCCGCGAGGTGCTTCAGGAGATCGCCAAAGAGCGGGATCTGGCGTACACCACGGTCATGACCGTGCTGGACAACCTGTATCGCAAGGAATGGGTCGTCCGGGAAATGGAAGGCCGCGCGTACCGTTACCGAGCGATCACTTCCCGTGAGGAATCCACTGCTCAGGCTCTTCGTGACGTGCTCGACTCGGCGAGCGACCCGGAATCGGTACTGCTGCACTTCGCACAGTCGGTGTCCGAGGAAGAGTCGGACATCCTGAGCCGCGCCTTACGCCGAAAGCAGCGAAAGCGGTGA